The following proteins are encoded in a genomic region of Arcobacter cloacae:
- the rplT gene encoding 50S ribosomal protein L20 yields the protein MPRVKTGFVRRRRHKKVLKAARGFFSGRRKHFRKAKEQLERSLVYAFRDRRQKKRDIRKLWIIRINAACRLNDINYSRFMNGLKLSGLELDRKILADMAMNDSAAFASLVVTAKAALK from the coding sequence ATGCCTAGAGTAAAAACTGGTTTTGTAAGAAGAAGAAGACATAAAAAAGTATTAAAAGCTGCTAGAGGATTCTTTAGTGGTAGAAGAAAACACTTTAGAAAAGCTAAAGAGCAATTAGAAAGATCTTTAGTTTATGCTTTCAGAGATAGAAGACAGAAAAAAAGAGATATCAGAAAATTATGGATTATAAGAATCAATGCAGCTTGTAGATTAAATGATATTAATTATTCAAGATTTATGAATGGATTAAAATTATCTGGTTTAGAATTAGATAGAAAAATCTTAGCTGATATGGCTATGAATGATTCTGCTGCATTTGCATCTTTAGTGGTAACTGCTAAAGCCGCACTAAAATAA
- a CDS encoding NAD(P)/FAD-dependent oxidoreductase, whose product MVKNELEKALEVVDSEIKKAGISRRDAFKLAGLGTAAYLASGGTDANAATQAKASEATGKILIIGGGLAGISTAARLVNTLSNPDITIVEPNPKSVTYQPGTTLIGAGLYTKADVDYDTKDYLPKGVTLLKDRAVEFNPEANKVELASGETLTYDFLIVAAGVTLDFGAIKGLEEIGDAYTSEDASKILKVFGDSGITSVYNIDSAVAMWEQTQKFIQKAKDGQKVKGVFTNPNTAIKCGGAPMKVMYLMNSRLNEAKARANAELVYYADTNRLFGVKEYADAIEKQFIERDMKWNFNHNLIGVDIEKKIAIFDKHWQEKGEYDKDLEEYEMVTKHLNVEVPFDFLHITPPQKAPDEIGKSAIGSAKGWVPVNKETLQHVKYKNIFSLGDVAAVPMGKTGGTVRKQYKVLVDNLIAVMEGKEPTSKFDGYTVCPLITDIGKVMLAEFNWTAKPTPSFPLDPTQERYIWWLLKVYLLKPMTQYGMLSGKA is encoded by the coding sequence ATGGTAAAAAATGAGCTAGAAAAAGCGTTAGAAGTTGTTGATTCAGAAATTAAAAAAGCAGGTATTTCAAGAAGGGATGCATTTAAGTTAGCAGGATTAGGGACTGCAGCTTATCTTGCAAGTGGTGGAACAGATGCGAATGCAGCAACTCAAGCTAAAGCAAGTGAAGCAACGGGAAAAATATTGATAATTGGAGGGGGATTAGCTGGTATATCAACTGCGGCTAGATTAGTTAATACTTTATCAAATCCGGATATTACAATTGTTGAACCAAATCCAAAATCAGTTACTTATCAACCAGGAACTACATTAATAGGTGCAGGTCTTTATACAAAAGCAGATGTTGATTATGATACAAAAGATTATTTGCCAAAAGGAGTAACTTTATTAAAAGATAGAGCAGTTGAATTTAATCCTGAAGCTAATAAAGTAGAATTAGCATCTGGTGAAACATTAACTTATGATTTTTTAATTGTTGCTGCAGGAGTTACTCTTGATTTTGGTGCAATAAAAGGTTTAGAAGAAATTGGTGATGCATATACTTCTGAAGATGCTTCTAAAATTTTAAAAGTTTTTGGAGATTCAGGTATAACTTCTGTTTATAATATTGATTCTGCAGTTGCGATGTGGGAACAAACTCAGAAATTTATTCAAAAAGCTAAAGATGGACAAAAAGTAAAAGGAGTGTTTACAAATCCAAATACAGCAATAAAATGCGGTGGAGCTCCTATGAAAGTTATGTATCTTATGAATTCGCGACTAAATGAAGCAAAAGCTAGAGCTAACGCAGAATTAGTGTATTATGCTGATACTAATAGATTATTTGGTGTAAAAGAGTATGCAGATGCTATTGAAAAACAATTTATAGAAAGAGATATGAAATGGAATTTCAATCATAATTTGATTGGTGTAGATATCGAAAAAAAGATTGCAATATTTGATAAACATTGGCAAGAAAAAGGTGAGTATGATAAAGATTTAGAAGAGTATGAAATGGTTACTAAACATCTAAATGTTGAAGTACCTTTTGATTTCTTACATATTACTCCTCCTCAAAAAGCACCTGATGAAATAGGAAAATCAGCAATTGGATCAGCTAAAGGATGGGTTCCTGTAAATAAAGAGACTCTTCAACATGTGAAATACAAAAATATTTTCTCTTTAGGTGATGTTGCGGCTGTTCCTATGGGGAAAACAGGTGGAACAGTAAGAAAACAGTATAAAGTATTAGTTGATAATTTAATTGCAGTTATGGAAGGAAAAGAGCCTACATCTAAATTTGATGGATATACGGTTTGTCCTTTAATTACAGATATTGGAAAAGTAATGCTTGCTGAATTTAATTGGACAGCAAAACCAACTCCATCTTTCCCACTTGATCCAACACAAGAGAGATATATTTGGTGGTTATTAAAAGTATATTTACTTAAACCAATGACGCAATATGGAATGTTAAGCGGAAAAGCATAG
- the rpsT gene encoding 30S ribosomal protein S20, protein MANHKSCEKRARQTKIKTERNRFYKTRIKNVTKNVLAAIEGADKEKAVEAMKTANKYLHHCVSKGILKKGTAARKVGRLQVKVNAI, encoded by the coding sequence ATGGCAAATCATAAATCTTGCGAAAAAAGAGCTAGACAAACGAAAATTAAAACTGAAAGAAACAGATTCTACAAAACTAGAATCAAAAATGTTACTAAAAATGTATTAGCGGCAATTGAAGGTGCTGATAAAGAAAAAGCTGTTGAAGCTATGAAAACTGCAAACAAATACTTACACCACTGCGTTTCTAAAGGTATCCTAAAAAAAGGTACTGCTGCTAGAAAAGTAGGTAGATTACAAGTAAAAGTTAACGCTATATAA
- a CDS encoding 3-isopropylmalate dehydratase large subunit — translation MGQTITEKIFSEHVGKKVFAGEIVRSPIDMVIGNDITTPISIKAFEDGGFEKLANPDGFAIVLDHFIPAKDIASANQAKISRDFAMKHDLKNFFDEKDMGIEHALLPEKGLVIPGDVIIGADSHTCTHGALGAFSTGMGSTDISFGMITGGNWFKVPESIKVVFKGKPAPFVTGKDLILEIIRILGVDGALYKALEFTGDTIAYLSMDDRFSLCNMAIEAGAKNGIVAYDEITKEFLDKVAEANGGLRAEPKIHYSDEDAVYCQVIEIDVEKLEPVIAYPFLPSNGHSVSQAVSDNIRVDQVFIGSCTNGRLSDFKVAAEILAGKKVARHVRLILTPGTQKILREATKLGYIDTLVDAGGVVSNPTCGACLGGYMGILGDGEVCISTTNRNFVGRMGSRSSKIYLANSAVAAASAISGYITDPRSL, via the coding sequence ATGGGTCAAACGATAACAGAAAAGATTTTTAGTGAACATGTAGGCAAAAAAGTTTTTGCAGGAGAGATTGTAAGAAGTCCAATTGATATGGTAATTGGTAATGATATTACAACTCCTATTTCAATTAAAGCATTTGAAGATGGTGGATTTGAAAAACTAGCTAATCCAGATGGTTTTGCTATTGTATTAGACCATTTTATTCCAGCAAAAGATATTGCAAGTGCGAACCAAGCAAAAATTTCAAGAGATTTTGCAATGAAGCACGATTTAAAAAATTTCTTTGATGAAAAAGATATGGGAATTGAGCATGCATTATTACCTGAAAAAGGTTTAGTAATTCCAGGTGATGTTATTATTGGAGCTGATTCTCACACATGTACACATGGTGCATTAGGTGCATTTTCTACAGGTATGGGAAGTACAGATATCTCTTTTGGAATGATTACAGGTGGAAATTGGTTCAAAGTTCCTGAATCAATCAAAGTTGTATTTAAAGGAAAACCAGCACCATTTGTAACAGGAAAAGATTTAATTTTAGAGATTATTAGAATTTTAGGTGTTGATGGAGCTTTATATAAAGCTTTAGAATTCACTGGTGATACAATTGCTTATTTATCAATGGATGATAGATTCTCTTTATGTAATATGGCTATTGAAGCTGGTGCTAAAAATGGTATTGTTGCTTATGATGAAATTACAAAAGAGTTTTTAGATAAAGTAGCTGAGGCAAATGGTGGATTAAGAGCTGAACCAAAAATTCATTATTCAGATGAAGATGCTGTTTATTGTCAAGTGATTGAAATAGATGTTGAAAAATTAGAACCAGTTATCGCATATCCATTTTTACCATCAAATGGACACTCTGTTTCTCAAGCTGTAAGTGATAACATAAGAGTTGACCAAGTATTTATTGGAAGTTGTACAAATGGAAGATTAAGTGACTTTAAAGTAGCAGCTGAAATTTTAGCAGGTAAAAAAGTTGCACGTCACGTAAGACTTATTTTAACTCCAGGAACTCAAAAAATCTTAAGAGAAGCTACAAAACTTGGATATATTGATACTTTAGTTGATGCAGGTGGTGTTGTTTCAAATCCAACATGTGGAGCATGTTTAGGTGGATATATGGGTATTTTAGGTGATGGAGAGGTATGTATCTCTACAACTAATAGAAACTTTGTTGGAAGAATGGGGTCAAGAAGTTCTAAGATTTATTTAGCAAATAGTGCAGTTGCAGCAGCAAGTGCAATTTCTGGTTATATAACAGACCCAAGAAGTTTATAA
- the mobA gene encoding molybdenum cofactor guanylyltransferase MobA, with product MIDMPCVILCGGKSSRMKEDKTLLPFFNSNSLAQFQYDRLKLHFKNIYISSKTNKFNFINEKNLILDENKEIFSPILALDTIFKKINNRKIFIITVDSPFVTIESIKELIKNSVDVDVCVAKTEDKVHNLCGVFDSNISITIQSMLRDDIHKINYLIKQNKFKIIEFTNHNEFMNINNPEDYKKSLSYINKIYNSN from the coding sequence ATGATAGATATGCCATGCGTGATTCTTTGCGGTGGTAAAAGCTCAAGAATGAAAGAAGATAAAACTCTTCTTCCTTTCTTTAATTCAAACTCTTTAGCCCAATTTCAATATGATAGACTAAAGTTACACTTTAAAAATATTTATATATCTTCAAAAACAAATAAATTTAATTTTATAAATGAAAAAAATCTTATATTAGATGAAAATAAAGAAATTTTTTCTCCAATTTTAGCTCTTGATACAATCTTTAAAAAAATTAATAATCGAAAGATTTTTATAATAACTGTTGATTCTCCATTTGTTACTATCGAATCAATTAAAGAACTAATTAAAAATAGTGTAGATGTTGATGTTTGTGTAGCAAAAACAGAAGATAAAGTTCATAATTTATGTGGAGTATTCGATTCAAATATAAGTATTACTATTCAAAGTATGCTTCGTGATGATATTCATAAAATTAACTATTTAATAAAACAAAATAAATTTAAGATTATAGAGTTTACAAATCACAATGAGTTTATGAATATTAACAATCCTGAAGATTATAAAAAATCATTATCTTATATAAATAAAATTTATAATTCTAATTGA
- a CDS encoding rhodanese-like domain-containing protein: MKKILSSFAVAALLTMSQSYAQENKVTPEIEQLIKKHNLEQVGFDYVQKKVGIGFRGDAEAILIDARPAVKYEKGTIPSSLNITDTDFENGYKQIVDLAKDKELIVYCAGYNCEKSPIVAQMLKEKGHKKVKLYSAGEPEWSKKSYLEIGTNVVKAYQENNSALLVDTRPQIKFFQETIPGSISIPDTNLDKLIGRFPIDKNEKIVTFCAGFSCEKSNIVANKLYSLGYKNVSVYAGGVPAWKEAGLSTTASSKAKTEVAVKEKKEFTPNGAKLGEDEGSVDGEWLKAQILEDKVPEYIQIVNVLSAKDFKKGHIKGSINIEAEKLSAKELFEKLPKGKTIIFNCTAGSRSIEAWSKLKKDNVDISDILYFDANISCEGEKCKIEVNEPLGA; encoded by the coding sequence ATGAAAAAAATATTAAGTAGTTTTGCAGTTGCTGCATTGTTAACAATGAGTCAATCTTATGCTCAAGAAAATAAGGTTACACCTGAAATTGAACAATTAATAAAAAAACATAATTTAGAGCAAGTAGGTTTTGATTATGTACAAAAAAAAGTAGGTATTGGATTTAGAGGTGATGCTGAAGCTATTTTAATTGATGCAAGACCTGCTGTTAAATACGAAAAAGGAACTATCCCATCTAGTTTAAATATCACTGATACAGATTTTGAAAATGGATATAAACAAATTGTTGATTTAGCAAAAGATAAGGAATTGATAGTTTATTGTGCAGGATATAATTGTGAAAAAAGCCCAATTGTAGCTCAAATGTTGAAAGAAAAAGGGCATAAAAAAGTAAAATTATATTCAGCAGGAGAACCTGAGTGGTCTAAGAAAAGTTATTTAGAAATTGGTACAAATGTTGTAAAAGCATATCAAGAAAACAATAGTGCTTTACTTGTTGACACAAGACCACAAATTAAGTTTTTTCAAGAAACAATTCCAGGAAGTATATCGATTCCTGATACTAATTTAGATAAATTAATTGGACGATTCCCAATTGATAAAAATGAAAAAATAGTTACATTTTGTGCTGGATTTTCTTGTGAAAAATCAAATATTGTTGCAAATAAATTATATAGTTTAGGATATAAAAATGTCTCAGTTTACGCAGGAGGAGTTCCAGCATGGAAAGAGGCAGGATTATCTACAACAGCTAGTTCTAAAGCAAAAACTGAAGTTGCAGTAAAAGAAAAGAAAGAGTTTACACCAAATGGAGCTAAATTAGGTGAAGATGAAGGTAGTGTTGATGGTGAATGGTTAAAAGCACAAATATTAGAAGATAAAGTTCCTGAATATATTCAAATTGTAAATGTTTTAAGCGCAAAAGATTTTAAAAAAGGGCATATAAAGGGTTCTATAAATATTGAAGCAGAAAAACTTAGTGCAAAAGAGTTATTTGAAAAACTTCCAAAAGGGAAAACAATTATTTTTAATTGTACAGCGGGTTCAAGATCTATTGAGGCTTGGAGTAAATTGAAAAAAGATAATGTTGATATTTCTGATATTTTATATTTTGATGCAAATATAAGTTGCGAAGGTGAAAAGTGTAAAATAGAGGTAAATGAGCCTTTAGGTGCTTAA
- the infC gene encoding translation initiation factor IF-3, translated as MSKDKRKDDVIMNEMITAKEVRCTTDDGTNHGIISTADALKLADEMGLDLVLIAPDGKPPVAKIMDYGKFRYQQEKKKKEAKKNQKVIVIKEIKLSVKIAENDISYKVKHAREFLEEGNHVKFRVFLKGREMANPQSGIDVLKKIWPMIEDIAVMDKEPKLEGRYVNLMALPKKD; from the coding sequence TTGAGTAAAGACAAAAGAAAAGACGATGTAATCATGAATGAAATGATTACAGCTAAAGAGGTTAGATGTACTACTGATGATGGAACTAATCATGGAATCATAAGCACAGCAGATGCTCTTAAACTTGCTGATGAAATGGGTTTAGACTTAGTATTAATTGCTCCAGATGGAAAACCTCCTGTTGCAAAAATCATGGATTATGGTAAATTCAGATATCAACAAGAAAAAAAGAAAAAAGAAGCTAAAAAAAATCAAAAAGTTATAGTTATAAAAGAGATAAAATTATCTGTTAAAATTGCAGAAAATGACATTAGCTATAAAGTTAAACATGCAAGAGAATTCTTAGAAGAAGGAAATCATGTTAAATTTAGAGTTTTCTTAAAAGGTAGAGAAATGGCTAATCCTCAATCAGGAATTGATGTTCTTAAAAAGATTTGGCCAATGATTGAAGATATCGCTGTAATGGATAAAGAACCAAAACTTGAAGGAAGATATGTAAATCTTATGGCTCTTCCTAAAAAAGACTAA
- the glmM gene encoding phosphoglucosamine mutase, whose amino-acid sequence MKLFGTDGVRGKAGDFLDAITVLKLAKAAGIYFRKHSTTKRILVGKDTRRSGYMIENALVSGLTAVGYNVIQIGPMPTPAIAYLTESMRCDAGIMISASHNPFEDNGIKFFDNHGNKLSVACEKAIEEIFNDNDLMINEQVTGREIGSSKRIDDVIGRYIVSIKSSFPKDLTLRGLRIVLDCANGAAYKVGPTILEELGADVITINNKPDGFNINENCGAMHPETVAKLVREYRADIGLALDGDADRLVVVDEKGEIVDGDKLIGALCSFLNNEKLLKGNACVATVMSNKALEDYLAKQKIELFRSDVGDKYVLEVMKEKNINFGGEQSGHIIFSDVAKTGDGLASALQVLALVIKSGKKASEVLNPFSLYPQILHNMKVTEKIPLNQIKGLDEILKPIREKGMRDLIRYSGTENKIRLLLEGKNKKDVEDGMQTLISFFKKAL is encoded by the coding sequence ATGAAACTATTCGGAACTGATGGTGTTAGAGGAAAAGCTGGTGATTTTTTGGATGCAATTACTGTATTGAAATTGGCTAAAGCAGCTGGTATCTATTTTAGAAAACATTCAACTACAAAAAGAATTCTTGTTGGAAAAGATACAAGAAGAAGTGGATATATGATTGAGAATGCTTTGGTTAGTGGTTTAACAGCTGTTGGGTATAACGTGATTCAAATAGGTCCAATGCCAACTCCAGCAATTGCATATTTAACAGAGAGTATGAGATGTGATGCTGGTATTATGATTAGTGCCTCTCATAATCCTTTTGAAGATAATGGGATTAAATTTTTTGATAATCATGGAAATAAATTAAGTGTAGCATGTGAAAAAGCTATAGAAGAGATTTTTAATGATAATGATTTGATGATTAATGAACAAGTAACGGGTAGAGAAATAGGTTCTTCAAAAAGAATTGATGACGTTATTGGAAGATATATTGTTTCTATTAAAAGTTCATTTCCTAAAGATTTAACTTTAAGAGGATTAAGAATTGTTCTTGATTGTGCAAATGGTGCTGCTTATAAAGTTGGTCCAACTATTTTAGAAGAGTTAGGAGCAGATGTTATCACAATAAATAATAAACCAGATGGTTTTAATATAAATGAAAATTGTGGTGCAATGCATCCTGAAACTGTTGCAAAACTTGTACGTGAATACAGAGCAGATATTGGACTTGCTTTAGATGGAGATGCTGATAGATTAGTTGTTGTTGATGAAAAAGGTGAAATCGTTGATGGAGATAAACTAATAGGGGCATTATGTAGTTTTTTAAATAATGAAAAATTATTAAAAGGGAATGCTTGTGTTGCTACAGTTATGTCAAATAAAGCTCTTGAAGATTATTTAGCAAAACAAAAAATAGAGTTGTTTAGGTCTGATGTGGGTGATAAATATGTTCTTGAAGTTATGAAAGAAAAAAATATTAATTTTGGTGGAGAACAAAGTGGACATATAATTTTTTCTGATGTTGCAAAAACAGGAGATGGTTTAGCATCTGCACTTCAAGTTTTAGCACTAGTTATAAAATCAGGTAAAAAAGCAAGTGAAGTTTTAAATCCATTTAGTTTATATCCTCAAATTTTACACAATATGAAAGTAACAGAAAAAATACCATTAAATCAGATAAAAGGTTTAGATGAGATATTAAAACCTATCAGAGAAAAAGGTATGAGAGATTTGATTAGATATTCTGGAACTGAAAATAAAATTAGATTATTACTCGAGGGAAAAAATAAAAAAGATGTTGAAGATGGAATGCAAACATTAATTTCATTTTTTAAAAAGGCATTATGA
- a CDS encoding DUF1653 domain-containing protein, with product MIELNKTYIHYKNKKLYTPLNFCKIQENNIWVKAVIYKPNDCEELFVRNYKEFKEKFSKYKT from the coding sequence ATGATTGAACTTAATAAAACTTATATTCACTACAAAAATAAAAAACTCTATACTCCTTTAAACTTTTGTAAAATTCAAGAGAATAATATTTGGGTTAAAGCAGTTATTTATAAACCAAATGATTGTGAAGAGCTTTTTGTTAGAAACTACAAAGAGTTTAAAGAAAAATTCTCAAAATATAAAACATAA
- the prfA gene encoding peptide chain release factor 1 — translation MLKDKLQPFINRYEEINNLLMAPDITNDIKRMTDLSKEQSSIQPIVSKAREYIKLIENIDENKMMLDDPELGDLAKEELKELETRKPVLEDEIKFLMIPKDPNDDKNIYLELRAGTGGDEAAIFVGDLFRGYLRYAENNDWKVEIMSSSESESGGYKEIVILVKGDHVYSKLKFEGGTHRVQRVPATESQGRVHTSAITVAVMPEVDDVEVEIDPNDLKIDVMRASGNGGQSVNTTDSAVRITHIPSGIVVTNQDQKSQHKNKDRAMKVLKAKLYEIEMQKKMEAEGATRKEQVGTGDRSGRIRTYNYPQNRISDHRINLTLYRLDYIMNDGLFDEVIDPLIADHQSKLIEANGL, via the coding sequence ATGTTAAAAGATAAACTTCAACCATTCATTAATAGATACGAAGAAATTAATAACTTATTAATGGCTCCTGATATCACTAATGATATAAAAAGAATGACTGACCTTTCTAAAGAACAGTCAAGCATTCAACCAATTGTTTCTAAAGCTCGTGAATATATTAAATTAATAGAAAATATTGATGAAAATAAAATGATGCTTGATGATCCTGAATTAGGTGATTTAGCAAAAGAAGAACTAAAAGAATTAGAAACAAGAAAACCAGTACTTGAAGATGAAATTAAATTTTTGATGATTCCAAAAGATCCAAATGATGATAAAAACATTTATTTGGAATTAAGAGCTGGTACAGGTGGTGATGAAGCTGCAATATTTGTAGGTGATTTATTTAGAGGTTACTTAAGATATGCAGAGAACAATGATTGGAAAGTTGAAATCATGAGTTCAAGTGAGAGTGAATCTGGAGGATACAAGGAAATTGTTATTCTTGTAAAAGGTGACCACGTATATTCAAAATTAAAATTTGAAGGTGGCACACATAGAGTTCAAAGGGTTCCTGCTACAGAATCTCAAGGAAGAGTTCATACTTCTGCAATTACTGTTGCAGTTATGCCTGAAGTTGATGATGTTGAAGTAGAAATAGATCCAAATGATTTAAAAATTGATGTTATGAGAGCCAGTGGAAATGGTGGTCAATCTGTAAATACTACAGACTCGGCTGTTAGAATCACTCATATTCCATCTGGAATCGTTGTAACAAATCAAGACCAAAAATCTCAACATAAAAATAAAGATAGAGCTATGAAAGTTCTTAAAGCAAAACTTTATGAAATTGAGATGCAAAAAAAGATGGAAGCCGAAGGTGCTACAAGAAAAGAGCAAGTAGGAACTGGTGATAGAAGTGGAAGAATTAGAACTTATAATTACCCACAAAATAGAATCAGTGATCATAGAATTAACTTAACTCTGTACAGACTTGACTACATCATGAATGATGGTTTGTTTGATGAAGTAATTGATCCTCTTATTGCTGATCATCAATCAAAACTTATCGAGGCTAATGGATTATAA
- the rpmI gene encoding 50S ribosomal protein L35 encodes MPKMKSVSGALKRFKVKKNGSIKRGSAFRSHILTKMTQKRKRNLRGPKTVHSTDAGRILVALCKA; translated from the coding sequence ATGCCAAAAATGAAAAGTGTTAGTGGCGCTTTAAAAAGATTTAAAGTGAAGAAAAATGGGTCAATTAAAAGAGGTTCAGCTTTTAGAAGCCACATCTTAACTAAAATGACTCAAAAAAGAAAAAGAAACTTAAGAGGACCAAAAACTGTGCATAGTACAGATGCTGGTAGAATTCTTGTAGCGTTGTGTAAAGCGTAA
- the lspA gene encoding signal peptidase II, whose protein sequence is MKKELKVATTIFIVVFIVDQIVKYGFANLGWDANGAYMSLKLAYNYGVAFSMFSFLAEYLKYIQLLMVFAGTVYLFMNKDVFKEYYIPIALLYAGGLSNILDRFTYEGVVDYFYWHYGFEFAIFNIADVMINIAVAIIIYKQIKQSREEKKEKTKNN, encoded by the coding sequence ATGAAAAAAGAGTTAAAAGTAGCAACAACGATTTTTATTGTTGTTTTTATAGTAGATCAAATAGTTAAATATGGTTTTGCAAATTTAGGCTGGGATGCAAATGGGGCTTATATGTCTTTAAAACTTGCATATAACTATGGAGTTGCTTTTTCAATGTTCTCTTTTTTAGCTGAATATTTAAAATATATTCAACTTCTTATGGTTTTTGCAGGAACAGTTTATTTATTTATGAACAAAGATGTTTTTAAAGAGTATTACATTCCAATAGCTTTACTTTATGCAGGAGGTCTATCTAATATTTTAGATAGATTTACTTATGAGGGAGTTGTTGATTATTTTTATTGGCATTATGGATTTGAATTTGCAATATTCAATATAGCAGATGTGATGATAAATATTGCTGTTGCAATAATTATTTATAAACAAATAAAGCAATCAAGAGAAGAAAAAAAAGAAAAAACAAAAAATAATTAG